A genomic region of Terriglobales bacterium contains the following coding sequences:
- a CDS encoding PhoH family protein codes for MKKNIQISPNIETLFGTRDENLHLLEHGLHVAIDLKADSIEIEGAAKDVARAEQVFADYAHLQRSGHAFNNGDLASMLRLLAGDATATLRGLAEAGRQRSAGKRHVQPKSQNQRRYVEAIEKSDMVFGIGPAGTGKTYLAVAMAISALVAKRVNRIILARPAVEAGERLGFLPGTLQEKIDPYLRPLYDALYDMLEPEKVDRFLEKNIIEIAPIAFMRGRTLNDSFIILDEAQNTTPEQMKMFLTRMGFNSKAVITGDITQIDLPSARRSGLLQAIDILKDVDGLAFCYFNESDVVRHHLVQRIIRAYDEAKTAEEQQMPLIENGNSRPVRGSESKE; via the coding sequence TTGAAGAAGAACATCCAGATCAGCCCCAACATCGAGACCCTGTTCGGCACCCGGGACGAGAACCTGCACCTGCTCGAACATGGACTCCATGTCGCCATCGACCTCAAAGCCGACTCCATCGAGATCGAAGGCGCGGCCAAGGACGTCGCCCGCGCCGAGCAGGTCTTTGCCGACTATGCCCACCTCCAGCGCAGCGGCCACGCCTTCAATAACGGCGACCTGGCTTCCATGCTGCGGCTGCTGGCGGGAGACGCCACCGCCACCCTGCGCGGCCTGGCCGAGGCCGGACGCCAGCGCTCTGCGGGCAAGCGCCACGTCCAACCCAAGAGCCAGAACCAGCGCCGCTACGTCGAAGCCATCGAGAAGAGCGACATGGTCTTCGGCATCGGCCCGGCGGGCACGGGCAAGACCTATCTGGCCGTGGCCATGGCGATCTCCGCGCTGGTGGCCAAGCGGGTGAACCGCATCATCCTGGCGCGCCCGGCGGTGGAGGCGGGCGAGCGCCTGGGCTTCCTCCCCGGCACCCTGCAGGAGAAGATCGACCCCTACCTGCGCCCGCTCTACGACGCCCTCTACGACATGCTGGAGCCGGAGAAAGTGGACCGCTTCCTGGAGAAGAACATCATCGAGATCGCGCCCATCGCCTTCATGCGTGGCCGCACCCTCAACGACTCCTTCATCATCCTCGACGAGGCGCAGAACACCACGCCGGAGCAGATGAAGATGTTCCTCACCCGCATGGGCTTCAACTCCAAGGCGGTGATCACCGGCGACATCACCCAGATCGATCTGCCCAGCGCTCGCCGCAGCGGCCTGTTGCAGGCCATCGACATCCTCAAGGACGTGGACGGCCTGGCCTTCTGCTACTTTAACGAGAGTGACGTGGTGCGCCACCACTTGGTGCAGCGCATCATCCGCGCTTACGACGAAGCCAAGACGGCCGAAGAGCAGCAGATGCCGCTGATCGAGAACGGCAATTCCCGGCCCGTCCGGGGTAGCGAATCCAAAGAGTAG
- the ybeY gene encoding rRNA maturation RNase YbeY has translation MVILEKKLEGVSAAALARFAARARRAARLHGEVAVLVAGDHELRGLNRRFRRKDQPTDVLSFPAASDGLAGDIAISATTAARNARRFGHTLADELKVLILHGMLHLAGHDHERDHGEMARREERLRRSLGLPASLIGRTRPRARKDRP, from the coding sequence GTGGTGATCCTAGAGAAGAAACTCGAGGGAGTGAGCGCCGCTGCCCTGGCACGCTTTGCCGCCCGCGCCCGTCGCGCCGCGCGCCTGCACGGCGAGGTGGCGGTGCTGGTGGCCGGAGACCACGAGCTGCGCGGCCTCAATCGCCGCTTTCGCCGGAAGGACCAACCCACCGATGTCCTCTCGTTCCCGGCTGCGAGTGACGGTCTGGCAGGTGACATCGCCATCTCCGCTACCACCGCGGCCCGCAACGCCCGCCGCTTCGGGCATACCCTGGCCGATGAGTTGAAGGTCCTCATTCTGCACGGCATGCTGCACCTTGCCGGCCATGATCACGAGCGCGACCACGGCGAGATGGCGCGGCGCGAGGAGCGCTTGCGCCGCTCCCTGGGTCTGCCTGCCTCCCTGATCGGGCGCACCCGCCCCCGGGCGCGGAAGGACCGGCCATGA
- a CDS encoding hemolysin family protein gives MTHLSYAIFLAAGALLLAVLTLVSYVERIYAEAGKFLSRNFEENIEAYEQRVEPRLGVSRERAQLSMAVLAQLATAALALMIAYTVFRDARWSGAEIAEAAVGLVLIIILFNRLIPFILFSRTRGEWLVSLVWVLRLLIYLALPVTLILGFGLSVAALAEAHPPEEAEPTEAVDALIEAGQEEGILEESDRELIQSVVEFGDKTVREVMTPRPEVVTVPITTTVEQFKELQRTRPYSRVPVYRGNIDHIAGLVLAHDVLQVPDSEARSTTIAGMLRPVHFAPEVQHVRSLLRELQKENSHMAIVLDEYGNTAGVVTIEDMVEEIVGEIRDEHEAKPDVVKESEGSYLVPGNLDVDRLDQLFSVRLEGREATTVSGLVSEILGHIPVQGEVVEEGGLRFEVLESTDRRAERLRIRARPPAPPQAAPEPARRTTKPPRQRKSARA, from the coding sequence ATGACCCACCTTAGCTACGCCATCTTCTTGGCGGCCGGCGCCCTGCTCTTGGCCGTGCTGACGCTGGTCTCTTACGTGGAGCGGATCTACGCCGAGGCGGGCAAGTTCCTCTCCCGCAATTTCGAGGAGAACATCGAGGCTTACGAGCAGCGCGTGGAGCCCCGATTGGGGGTGAGCCGCGAACGCGCGCAGCTCTCCATGGCGGTGCTGGCCCAACTCGCCACCGCGGCGCTGGCGCTCATGATCGCCTACACCGTCTTCCGCGATGCCCGCTGGAGCGGCGCCGAGATCGCCGAAGCCGCGGTGGGCCTGGTGCTGATCATCATCCTCTTCAATCGCCTGATCCCCTTCATCCTCTTCAGCCGCACCCGCGGCGAGTGGCTGGTCTCGCTGGTGTGGGTGCTGCGCCTGCTCATCTACCTGGCGCTGCCGGTGACGCTGATCCTGGGCTTCGGGCTCTCGGTGGCGGCGCTGGCGGAGGCCCATCCCCCCGAGGAAGCGGAGCCCACCGAGGCCGTGGACGCGCTGATCGAAGCCGGCCAGGAGGAAGGGATCCTGGAGGAGAGCGACCGCGAGCTCATCCAGTCGGTGGTGGAGTTTGGCGACAAGACGGTGCGCGAGGTGATGACCCCGCGTCCCGAGGTCGTGACCGTGCCCATCACCACCACCGTGGAGCAGTTCAAGGAACTGCAGCGCACCCGCCCCTACTCGCGCGTGCCCGTGTACCGCGGCAACATCGATCACATCGCGGGCCTGGTGCTGGCCCACGACGTTCTGCAGGTGCCCGACAGCGAGGCCCGGAGCACCACCATCGCCGGCATGCTGCGCCCCGTGCACTTCGCCCCCGAGGTCCAGCACGTGCGCTCCCTGCTGCGTGAACTGCAGAAGGAAAACAGCCACATGGCCATCGTGCTCGATGAGTACGGGAACACCGCCGGCGTGGTGACCATCGAGGACATGGTGGAAGAGATCGTGGGCGAGATCCGTGACGAACACGAGGCCAAGCCTGACGTGGTCAAGGAGAGCGAGGGCTCTTACCTCGTCCCCGGCAACCTGGATGTGGACCGCCTCGATCAGCTCTTCAGCGTGCGCTTGGAGGGACGAGAGGCAACCACCGTGTCCGGCCTGGTCAGCGAGATCCTGGGTCACATCCCCGTGCAAGGTGAGGTGGTGGAGGAGGGCGGCTTGCGCTTCGAAGTGCTGGAGTCCACCGACCGCCGGGCGGAGCGGCTGCGCATCCGGGCCCGGCCCCCGGCGCCGCCGCAGGCCGCGCCCGAACCCGCCCGCAGGACCACCAAGCCGCCGCGGCAGCGCAAGTCAGCGAGGGCCTGA